Proteins from one Mytilus galloprovincialis chromosome 11, xbMytGall1.hap1.1, whole genome shotgun sequence genomic window:
- the LOC143051419 gene encoding uncharacterized protein LOC143051419, with protein sequence MLTLLLVSLVASVSALNKGGPLLGGLVNGGVITSGPILGGGGIIGGSGGIVGGGGLLLNGGGLGGLVGGLNTGLVGGGQPWCTCSLKCAPGQIKLNKNCNLAPLLPGSLDTCCSLLPWWVTNQNYGASLGGAGIIGGGGIIGGVSGLVGGGSGLLGPIGGIGGVVTGPVSVIGGGRNVASGRISKGGYY encoded by the exons ATGTTGACTCTTCTTCTGGTTTCGCTTGTCGCCTCTGTTTCGGCATTAAACAAAGGAGGTCCATTATTAGGAggacttgtaaatggtggagttATCACAAGTGGACCAATCCTTGGCGGTGGTGGAATTATTGGTGGATCTGGAGGAATTGTCGGTGGTGGTGGACTTCTGTTAAATGGTGGTGGTTTAGGAGGATTGGTCGGTGGATTAAATACAG GACTTGTCGGTGGAGGTCAACCATGGTGCACATGTAGTTTGAAATGTGCTCCAGGACAGATCAAACTCAACAAGAACTGTAACTTGGCACCACTCCTTCCTGGTAGTTTGGATACTTGTTGTTCCTTATTGCCATGGTGGGTAACCAACCAAAATTACGGTGCTTCACTTGGAGGAGCTGGTATTATTGGTGGTGGAGGTATCATCGGTGGTGTTAGTGGTCTTGTTGGAGGTGGTAGTGGACTTCTTGGTCCAATCGGTGGTATTGGTGGTGTTGTCACAGGACCAGTCAGTGTCATTGGAGGTGGCAGAAATGTTGCCAGCGGACGAATTAGTAAAGGAGGATATTATTAA